cattcaaaaaataaatgatCACAAGTTTTAAGAAAagatggcactctatccaattcCTTCTGTGAGACAAATGTGGTTTTAGTATGCAAAACACAGAATCACATGGCAGAGAAAGAGAACTTCAAACCAAATAAATGAATCTAGGtgcaaaaatattaagtaaattacTGGCAAATACAGTATGTCCAAAATTTACTCGCTCATCAAGTGGGACTTACAGGAAGATTACAAGGATAGTTAAATATTAGGAAGTTAATTGGCATGGTATGGTCTCACCATTATTAATCAATATAACCCTAGAAATATTGGCAATAGcagtaagaaaaaggaaaggataggCATTGGCAAGGAGAAAGCAAAAATAGCTCTACTTGCAAATGGTTTGATAGTTTATTTAGATAACCAATAGAATAAACAacaatattaatgaaaataacaGGTCAGTATAGGATAACAGGATATGAGTAACAGGATATAAGACAAACCCATAAAGATCAGCGGCATTTCAATATATCACTGATAAACAGCAGGAAAAACATGATAGAAAGAAAATATCCTTTAAAATTACAATGAAGTATATTAAGCATTAGGGAAtgaacacatatatgcatatgtcttATTTAAACTCAATTATAAAACAAACTTTTTATATAAGTAAAGGAAGAACTATATAATTAGGGAGGTAATTAATGTTCATAGGCTGACTTAAATAGTATTGATGATACTTccaaattaatatatttaatcaATTAAATCAAGATATTTCAATTAAATCAAGATATTTCAAACAGCACTATTCCATCTACTAATAGCATGCCTTTAATTAAGAATTAagcataataataacaaaattaacatggGAGAACAAAAATTCAAGTATATCAGAGGAAattaagggaaaggaggaaggggcacTTAACTCAGAACGTTAAtaccagctagcatttatacagtctcctatgagccaggcaccgtgctaagtgcctCCCAATTATCATTTCACTGAACCAACTGGCTGCTTCCTCATTCCCAAGACTTGAGCATAGAAAAAGATGTCAGAGGCCACCCAGTCCAAACtctacctgaacaagaattctcCCTAACACGTAAACATTTATTATCACCAACATATAATCACTCAGTCTTTGCTCACAGACTGTTCATGAGAAGAAACCACTAGTCTTTCTCCCATCAACACTTAATCTACATCTCTGCACCTTCTACCCATcattcctagttctgtcctctgaagcTAAGCAGAACTCTTCTAATCCTTTTTCTACACTTTAAATATTGAAAATTGCTTCATCTTTATTGTCTACTATCAGGATTAATTTAAATAGTGCAGCCAGGTGAAATGGTTGAGAGTAcattggacttggggtcagaaagacctaagtttgaattggGCCTCAAGCATTTCctagttgtgagaccctgggcaagtcacttaacctttttcagcctgtttcttgatctctaaaatggggataataaaaacacctacttCACTGggtttgtcatgaggatcaactgagttaatatatgtaaattgctttgcaaaccttaaattacctatataaatgctagctataaatTATTCAATTAAATATGTTGGGGAATGGGTTAGTAATCTGGTCAAAAAAACTGGGACCacaccaacatcttataccataaagcacaataaattccaaatggatcaGTGAATGAAATATGAAACACTAAGAGAGGAACAtgcatcacttttttttaaaaagctacataGAATGAGGGAATGTCATAattgtaaaataattaaattcttaaattatgaTGGAGGAAATTTTAAGAGCTAAaatagatgaattttattatgtaaaaataaaattcctttgcACAATGAATAGCAGTGTATCCAGAAgtaggaagaaatggagggaagTAATTTTGCATTAGTCTTTTCTGATAGAAGTCCAACATTCAAAAATTGTAAAGAACTCATAAAAATGTTTTAGAGtaagagccattttccaatagATAGTCATTGTATCCAAAAGAAACTTCCTCAATGGATGAAACAAAAACTTACAGCATGAAAAGGTGTCCAAAATATCTAATTCTCAGTGAAATGCAAATGTTTAATTCTGAACTCTCACTGAAATttatcagattgacaaagataataaaagacaCAAAGATCCATGGCTGGCATTGCTAAGGTAAAACAGACACGTTCTCAGCTGCTGGAATCACACGTTCATAGTACATTTTTGGAAAGAATGTAAAATTAGACAGCAAAACAGTGATACACAAACGTGTGTCCCTTTTGACCCATTGATTTCCTTCCTGGAACTGTTCCTCAGGGTGATGATTGACAAGGTGGtggtgggagatggggagggggaagagttaTCAGTACATGAATATTCCTAGCAGCACTATTTATAACAGCAAAAAATACTAGAAACAAACTAGGTGCCCATCCATTATGGAATTGCTGagcaaattgtagtatatgaatgcaaaCAGAAAAATAGTATGTCATAAGACATGATTAATATGAACAATTTAAAGAAGCAtcagaagatttatatgaagttagataaacacaaaaaagtagaaccaggagaataatatacacattgacAACTACATAGTTAAAGTCAACAGTGAGAACAGCAAATTCATCTTATACACACAGTAAAAAAGTTCAAAAGAGattgggaaaaagggaagaaatgaattaaaaacaacATACACATTTTTAATGGGGTCAGTGACTAGGAAGTTTCAGGAGCTCATAAACCCATCCAGTTATTTACAATCTCTTGTCTGTTTCATCTTTCATGCACatgttttttgcctcttcttaGTCCTTTGTTTATATGTTTAGATGCCTATCAAtggaaatcaaaataaaatttatattaaaaaaaagaaatatgatttgCAGTTCTCCAGCCCTAATGAAGTATGAGCTATTTTGATTAACTGAACAATCTGGGAAATTGAGCTCATATTCCAATCAAATCCATCGCCATGCCCCATCCCCAACTTCCTTATTCTTTCCTAATATTTTACTCTATGCATCCTTTGCTCCCCCACCTGCCACATCAATCAGTGTCTACGACATTCATTCCCCTCCTTTCCGTCCTCATTTCTACAACCTGAATTCAGGCCCTCCTCAGCTCTTATCCAGATTTTTATAATAACCTctctggtctctctgcctcctaTCTCTTTAATTTTTCAAAGCTCTTTTAATTAATGACTGAAAAAACATATGTTGGGCATTGCAGAATCCCATGCTTGACTTCACTGTGGGAGAGTCATAGACAGATATGAACCTCCCATTTTCAACACACATTACATCAGAGTCCTGGCCAATGCAGTTAAATTACAATGGTCCTAAATACATTTCAAAAGGATTCTGCTTTCAAAACCCCAGTGAGGTATGCGTAGTCCCTTACGCTCTCTGGAGAAAGGATGCTATTGGACGCGAAGCAAACCAGTAAAACGTCACCTGCAAAAGACTACACTGAAGGTGTCAAGCTCGTTGGCCCACCAGGCATTTGGCCAACTCCTGAGTGGGGCCTGaagcaaataaaaatgtaattgggaagtctTTAACAAAAATAAGTACAAAACACAatataacattaaaaaagaaaaggcagtaaCGTCACATAGCTTTTGCTAAGGGACCAATGAGAGTAACACCTGGAGTTTGGAGATCAGTGTGGGCCAAAGCAGTCATGAAATGGTTCCCTTAGGTTGCTAaggggcactgggcctggagtcaggaagacccgagttcaaatccagcctcaaacacttactaactgtgtgaccctgaataaggtGCTTAAACTTTATCtacctcagtttattcaactgtgaaatgagaataatagcatatagataataataacaatgcttAAcaagatgcctggcacatagtcagttcttcgtaaatgcttgttcccctttCTGAAAGAGGTGGATGTAGGAAGGGGAGAATTCAGGTAACTGAAGTAAGAGTGGGAAGCCCCACCTCCCCATGCCCCAGTATTAGGCCCCACTAAGTTTCAGCTTCCTGATAGTCCTGCAAGATCCAAAATTATCCCTTTCTCTTATTTACACTTGGTCAAAATCCTACACCCTAATGGATGTTACTGCCAGCCATCTGAAAGCCATTTATAAagtcatttataataataataataaaatatatatatatatatataataaagccatttataataaaaatttgtACCTACACAGAGGTGCAAATGATTGATGAGAGTTCAAAGTAAGCCTTCCTGGTATGGTGCAGATGAAAAGAAGCCTAGAGAGGGCAAGGAATTAGGTACTCACGGGTAACAAGACATTAAAACAGGTCAGAGACGCTTTCCCTAATCTGCCGACATGTAGGGCTTACCTCAGGAGTCGATCCTGTAGACATTGGCTTCATAGACAAGAAACTTGTAAGAATCAATGTCATGGAGTAGAAAGATGCAAGAACTGGGAGTCCAGAACCTGAGTTCTAGAACCACCTTTCCCATTTCCTAGGCTTGAACTCTGATTCAGAGCCAGCTCTGAAGAGAAACTCACTGCTCCCCAGAGATAAGGAACCCAGACTGGGTTTGGAGAAGAAGCTCAGAGGAgaacttcagtttctccatctgtaaagtggagatttCTTAAAGGATcttggggttattgtgaggaacaaatgagagaataaatagTAAAGCTTTTTGCAGATTACAAAGTGCTGGACATACAAGAGGGATTTTTACAACTTTAGTGCACTTGACACTTAACAAGCATTAAATAGAggaaggtaggtggtacagtagatagagctctagtCCTGgggtcaaggagacctgagtttaaatctggcctcagcctctTAGAAGGTGTGtggtcctgtttgcctcagtttcctcatctgtaaaatagagataataatagcagctacctcctaGGGTTACTATGGGctccaatgaaataataattgtaaatctctaagcacagtgcctgtcacatagcagTCATCAAGATAAATGCCATCTGTTATTCTTGTTACCGTGAAAAGAGGATTGTACTTGGAAGGAGGAGACCTGGGTCTGATGTGTGATCATGGACCAATCATTTGACCCCTCAGAGGCTAgtttccttcatcttcatctgTGTTACTAACCACCACTGGGCCCGCAGAGCTGGAGGCACGTGCCCCTCTCCCTGGATCTATTCACTTCTTCAGACTCAGTTCAGATTGAGTTTCCTGAAGCAGAAACCTGACCTCTAAATGACAAGGGTTGGACTCCCTTTTTTCacattttccctagttacatCCCTACCCTATGTGGccggctggagtcaggaaggaaagATTTACACACGTGTCACACTGAACTCCTGGTTACATTTAAAATGGGGCTAGTACTGCTACATTATCCACCTCACAAGTttttttgtgaggaaaacacCGTCAAATGTTATATGTGAGTTCTTACCGTCATTATTTTTGATTGTGTCCTATCTCCTTCCTAGACTCTAAGctatgaaggcaggaactgtgtctGACCTAAACTTTACATCTCCCCAGCCCTGAGCACAGTCTTATGTatagagcaggtgcttaatagatggttattgtattgcatttttaatGTTGCCATTCTAATGCTGTCTAGTATGGTGGAATGACCTCTTATCTTGGAGACAATTGGGATTTGAGTTCCAGCCAGCTCTGACACtcgtcagctgtgtgaccttggggtagTCACCTCACATCTAtgacccttagtttcctcacctgtaaaagaggACCAACATTTGCAATCCCTACCTCACAAGGCCATTGTGAGAAAAGTATGCTTTTTTGTAAGCACCAAAGTGCTCCAAGAGTGGTTATTATTAGAATTATGGGATCTAGGAATAAAGAGATGTAAGAAATCATCTAGCCCAGCTCCCTCATCTTTCATATAAAGAAGGGGATGATCAGAGAGGGACCTTCTTAAGGTCATGAAAAGTCACAGAATTGGGAGGCCAATTCAGTTTCTCTCCATATCAAGTGTTTGTTTTACCTCCAATATACTACAGCCCCATCCCACCTTTCCCCAGTTATAGGACATGTGTTAACACTCTTGTCTTCTGTTTCAATTCCTAGACATCTCCTGCGTTGACACCATCATAGGTAAGTGCTGAGTTCCTACCTAATGCTATTCCCTGCCTGACTGGCTTTGTCCTGGAGCCAGCTCTGAAGAGAAACTCCCTGCTCCCCAGAGATAATGAACCCAGACTGTGTTTGGAGAAGAAGGTCAGAGGAAATCTTGCCCCATTCCGCCCTGCTCCTTGTTCCCACACTGCACAGGAGACCAAGGGCCCAGGAAAGGGCTTCCCCCACCTTCCCACCTTACCAGGTCATCCTCACTCAGATCCATACCAGGTACTGTGGGAgataggagagaaagaggagagaattttaGGGATTCTAgaagaaggaagctcagagaccATCTCATCCAATCCCCTTGCTTTCTAGATGAGGTCTAGAGTAGAAAAGTCAAGGTCaaactcaaggtcacacaagaagtaGCAGAGACAGTAATTGAATTTTTTCTACTCATCAAGACACAGGCTGTGCCCTCATACTTCCAGTGAATGGGAAGACAAGCTTTACCCACAGTAATCCTTGGAACAAGACAAATTGTAGCTCAGAAAAAATAGCACAGAATAGAATCTCAGAGAACTCAGCGGCGGAAGGGTAGGGAATGGGTATTTATATAGAATATACTccgtgccaggcactttacagatggcatctcatttcatccttgtaACAACCatgcgaggtaggtgctattattatcctcatcttacaaatgaggaaactgaggcaaacagaggttcagtgctttgtccaggatcacacagctagtaagcatctgaggtcagagttagacttgggtcttcctgattccaagacccagcgctctatctgctgtaccacctagctgcccttgcctTCTTAGTCCAGCCTAAAccaacttcttaaagaggcctattcactgaataggcattacctcactctaagtgaaagGACCTTAGCcttaaagggccagggtctcccactgcatcctgggcctcctggtgaatatcaggccactggacccagatggctctgaagaagaaagtgaggctggtgactttgcacagccctccctcactcaaatcaaagtcaactgcaagtcatgtcatcatttccctgacgtcatggtcctcttcaagaacgaaagacaaacacaacaacaacaaccagcctAAACCTATGCAGGCAAGCCCTCTACGACATCCCTCATAAGTGGTTGTCCAGGCTCTGCATGAAGCCCAATTCACTTTCAGGTGGGTCTCATTGTGAGGCAGTTTTCCTGACCTCAGACCAAAATCCACCGTTTCATTCAattctgcaaacatttattaaacaactgcaAATTGCTAAACCCTTTATTAGGTGTTAGGGATACAAGACCAAGTTCAAGCTTGGAGGGAGTTCCAAAAATATCCCTTTCTTTGGCTGCCCCCACCCAGAGTTCCCTGGTGGTAgtgttgttcggtcatgtccaactcttcatgactctctGAACCACAGCACACCAAagctgtccatgaggttttcttggcaaagatactagagtggtttgccatttccttctccagaggataAAGgtagtaaacagaggttaagtgatttgttcaggatcacacagctagaaagtgtctgagactggatttgaactatctccccaactccaggcccagtgttctgtccactaaGTCACCTAGCAATTCCCTGGAAAACATCTCGAAATACAGCTCTGTGTCTAGGTCTCCAAAGGTGTTAATTAAAGGACACCCAGTGCTATGCAAGCAAGCACTCAAGATAATGTGCATAttgggtaaaaaaaaagtataactcACAGTAGCCCATAATAGCAAATACAATTCTCCTCTTTTTCTGATAAATTCCACCTTTCACTGAGGCCTCTGCAGTCACCCCACCCTTACCCCTACTCTTAGTACCACCTTGTAGTTTGGCCTTCACAGGGTAAGGAACTTAATTCgccaagcatttattgagcacctaatgtatgccagtcactgtgcatTAGAGATGATTTGAGATTGCTTGGAAAACAGCCCCAGAGCATTCTCTGGAATTTTACTTTTGCCACAGAGACCTATAAAACGTCCAACCTATAGGCTTGTACTCCTCCAGAAGAGAAGTGTACTTGGGGTTTCTAGAGACTTACAGTGTCCAAAAAACTTACAGAACCAcagtctcttcctctctactgTCATGGATTATATATTTTCTTGCCACTCTTCAAATTGTGGAGCCACATAtttgattctcttctctctccaagagGCTGACATTGACCAGGGACTCCCCTTCTCCTTTGAACTGGGCCCAGGAACTCCCACTACTTGGCCATGCAGTTTTCCTCTCCGGGGTATGTTTCACTACCACTTGTGTTTGCCCCTGCCTCTCCAGGATTGGGTCCAGAACTCCATAGACCGCCCCCCCATCTACATCTGTtgaattccctcccttccttcaaaagCCAACTCAGATGCCCTTCCTCTAAAAAGCTTTCCTAACACTCACCAACCCTATCCCACCCCAAACACACAAAACCTGTGTGAGCACGCAGATTTCTCATTCCACTTTGTCTGGctctcctttgctttttgaaGCACATACTCAGGAGCAATTTTCTCAGTCCCAACTCAGACTATCAAATCAGCAAAGCTGCTCCTAATCTCCTCAGTCTGTGACACGCTCTCCCACAACTGCACAGAgaatccaggggaaagtgggTGCATGCTTAGAATGCATAAATAACAAAGTGGTAACTAACAGCTTCTAGTTCCTGgaggtccttttctccctttagtAGGAGTGTTCATGAAGTTCCCTTTTAGCATGGTATATAGCTTTTCCGCTGGGCTCCTTGTGGAGGCTGCCAGAATTTTGTGTCCCCATTTCTGAACTGACTTCCTATTTTATAAACAGCCTCCAGGGCATGACAACATCTTCTCAGCTAATATCAATATACTTCTTGTTGCAACTCACTCCCTTTTATCTAATGGCTTTCAAGGTCTCCTAAATTGATGAAGGACTTCTCACactttgatttattgatttaataGAAATGTCTATGCCTTGTTCATGCctatgatttattgattgatttctctCTCTGGACAAAGCTATCAGGGCATAGCATTTTGTTGGTTACTTTAAGAGGGGTTGATGTGATGGATTGACTCAATCGACCACACCTTCACACATTCTTCCTCATATCATCATTATTTCTGTCCATGTCCCATCTCCTCTAATTAGAGTATAAGTTCCCTTTAGGGTGAGTCAGGGTCATAGACCATAGCATCACAGAATTTCCTGTTACAAGAGGCTTCAGGGACCATCAAATCTAACCAATACCAGAAAGAGAATCCTCACTGTAATACATCTGACAAGTGGACACAAGCCTATACTTGGAGACTTCTAATGAGGTCAAGGATTTTTGAGTAAGGctctattttgaaaaaaaaaacaatttctatgAGCATATTGCAGGATTTGGGGTGAGAAGAAAGGTAGGACCATACCCAGAGAaaactttgggcctcagtttccaagttCTGTTTTCATCCTGCTTGACCCCAAGCAtggtgaggggatgcccaccaatgaACCAACACTAACTCTGTTCTGTTGCTGTCTCCTCCTACTGTACTTGCAGCCCCGGACAGGTGGTCATCTGGATGCCCTCTCTTCCTGTGCCTCTGCCTTTTTATCCTGCTTGGCCTAGCCCTGAGTCTCTATTGTGGTCAGGCCAGGCTGGGTTCCAAAGCCCTGGAGGAATTCCGAGCctggctcctcctcttcctcctccggGTAAGACATGTGGCTATGACCTTCTGGAAGTGGTTTGGGAGACAATGACAGGAGCTTCCACAGAGTCCCAGCATTTGTACAGATGCCATTCTTCTGCCTTTACCAGTTTGAGGAACATCTTCAGTTGCTATTTGGGAAAGTGACTTCTACATGACTTCTACAGCCCTACACCCTCCAAGGCAATGAATGGTGTCTGAGCCTGGAATATGGGGCATTCTGGTCCTAAGTCCCAGGAGGCTGAGGGCTTCCGAGCAGCATATTCAAATTCAAGGAGAAACAAACAGTGGATCTGCTGAGAAACCTCCAAGCACCAAGACCCATGTTCTAAAGGGTTCTCCAGGGCCAGTTATGAGAATTTCCCACTATCACTACTacaatacacatgcatgcacacagagagagagacagagacagagatagagacagagggagatagagagagacagagagagaagttcAGAGCTGGAAATGATCTCAGAGAACATCAGGTTCAACTTGTAGTTACCTGGAGGAATACCTTCTACAACGCGTCCCACAAGAGATCATCTAGCCTCCACCTGAGCATTTCTATTGATGAAGATCTCATTACATTCAGAGGCAAACCCCTCCACTTTTGGTCAATTCTAATCTAGGGACTTTTTCCTTCTATTGTGCTAAAAAATCTGCCTCTCCTTGACTTTCACccattgctcctgattctgcgctctgggccaaacagaataagtctCTCCCACGATACCCCTTCAGGTCATTGAATGTAGTGACCTGAGTATCTGCtgagctttctcttctctaagctagATATCCCCAGATCTGTCAACACATCCTCATATAGGGTAGTCTTCAATCCTCATCATTTGGATCATTCTCCTCTCAACATACTCCAACTTTTCAGTGTCTTTCCTAATACATGGCACACTGAAGTTAATACCAGCTGTGTGCTTACCATGGCAGAAGTCAGCCAGACCATTGCCTCCTTCATTCTGGACTCTTTCAATGAGTCTGTTCTGGACTCTTTTAATGAAACCTATAATTGCATTTGCTATTTTGTTTACCATGTCATCCTGTTGACTCTTATCAAGCTTGTGGTCAGTCCATTAAGAATCCCAAGTATCTCTTTTTAATACACATGTATAGTTATAcccactcacacatacacacacacccatgcatGCAcatgcgcacatgcacacacatacacacacacacacacacacacacacacacacactcctctagACTTCTTGGAAGCCCACACACTGCCAGGTTAAACTGCTGTTCGACTAATCACAAATTGAATTTGTATTACTACAATTTTTGTCAGAGAACATTGGATCTTAGGCACAATACTCTCAATCGTTAAAGAAAGTTTCATTTGTTTATCCACAAATAAATTCCACtctgttttccaaatttttcacCTTTCTCCAGTTCAACTTAAtcccattcaataaacatgaAGTGATTACTACAGGCAAGGTGAAGGGCAGCCAGGGTATGGTAGATAGAGAGATGGCCTTGGAGCCAAAAAGACCTGACTTCAATTCCTATCCctgatacatattagctgtgtgaccataggcaagtaaCATAATCTCCCATGCCCTAAGACTTCtcaagactataagttacagatgtGTTGCTGGTCAGCAGTGTGAAAGAGCTTTCTACAATGAAATTTCACCTATGAAATCACATCtggacaaaataaaatgtatgacactgtgctaagttctggtgaACATAGTCCCTTCCCTTAAGAAGGTTATATTCTAATGGCGGAGGGTAGAAGCAGATACAAATTGTAagtcattttataaatatacatatatgtatgtatgtgtgtgtatacatatatacaaatatatataaatatatatatgagttATAACAGCAAGAATGAGACATAGacaaagtgctctaggaaaatttgaagagGGGAGAAGTTTGGCTAAGGGGGGATTAGGAAGAGGCAGCCCCTGAGCTGGACTTCAAAAAAAGATGAGTATCTCAACAGGAAAAGATGAGGAAGGCTTTAATTTTGGTCATGGGAGGGAAGCCTTTGGGGCCGCACCAAAGTGGAAGCCAGCCAGACAATGTCTGCTAACATTCCGTAGGAAAGGTGTATGCCATTTTTGTCTGAAATATACAATGCGTGAAGGTGGAGGTGGGTGAGTTGTCAGGAAAGATAGGTTAGAGTAAGATTAGAGAGAGCTTCAAATGCCGATTTAACAGGTGTTTGTTTTATCCCGTGGTTAATTAAGAGCTACCAAAGGCTTTTTACAAAGGAGTAATATGGTTGGagctatgttttaggaagattactttggcagttaTTCAAAGGATATGTTCTGCTCTGTgaaaatgtgagatccttgagaggaGAGACTatggttttccctttctttgcatccccagtgcttagcacagagcctggcacatagtaagcacttaataaataattgttaacCGACATGACTTAGTTCTTGAAGATAATGTCAGCT
This region of Trichosurus vulpecula isolate mTriVul1 chromosome 3, mTriVul1.pri, whole genome shotgun sequence genomic DNA includes:
- the C3H14orf180 gene encoding nutritionally-regulated adipose and cardiac enriched protein homolog isoform X4; translated protein: MHENNQTGRCKCPPSILRRKPPECPITGDRRRAERRVRFQEPAETAVHDISCVDTIIAPDRWSSGCPLFLCLCLFILLGLALSLYCGQARLGSKALEEFRAWLLLFLLRVRHVAMTFWKWFGRQ
- the C3H14orf180 gene encoding nutritionally-regulated adipose and cardiac enriched protein homolog isoform X3, whose amino-acid sequence is MHENNQTGRCKCPPSILRRKPPECPITGDRRRAERRVRFQEPAETAVHDISCVDTIIEADIDQGLPFSFELGPGTPTTWPCSFPLRAPDRWSSGCPLFLCLCLFILLGLALSLYCGQARLGSKALEEFRAWLLLFLLRVRHVAMTFWKWFGRQ
- the C3H14orf180 gene encoding nutritionally-regulated adipose and cardiac enriched protein homolog isoform X1 is translated as MHENNQTGRCKCPPSILRRKPPECPITGDRRRAERRVRFQEPAETAVHGKTQCLPSERQLGGPVRRALPIHHHHRFRPGSNLRGFLIQPPHFTDISCVDTIIEADIDQGLPFSFELGPGTPTTWPCSFPLRAPDRWSSGCPLFLCLCLFILLGLALSLYCGQARLGSKALEEFRAWLLLFLLRVRHVAMTFWKWFGRQ